Proteins co-encoded in one Microbacterium hydrocarbonoxydans genomic window:
- a CDS encoding HAD domain-containing protein produces the protein MRTSSLTLIALDIDGVLNPLERTSATTGVASMIGEWMVQRHQPVIDRLQLLLALPGVEGAWLTTWLEMPWLLDQFEEELGLTGLVPHRAPHPSAQTRTGGTAFDGRFDADVSFSSASQQWWKIRSAELLIDQVKPSRFAWLDDDLNRAGRPPGDIWRPGVSRSRFLFAPDTRTGLTVAQLDDLEEWLGDSGVDTRTGDETESSPPNGPTEDARNLISVLGPTLVATLSGVDRSVARSWMRSAGDVPSGEVAERLLVARDAWQRVSAAEGDDVARAWFVGGNPWLKDDTAIMAIREGRFAEVSAAAQALVDDSWSG, from the coding sequence ATGCGGACGTCATCCTTGACGCTGATCGCTTTGGATATTGACGGTGTGCTCAACCCACTTGAGCGGACCTCAGCCACTACGGGCGTGGCATCGATGATCGGCGAGTGGATGGTTCAGCGGCATCAGCCGGTGATCGATCGACTCCAACTTCTGTTGGCCCTGCCAGGCGTAGAGGGCGCGTGGCTCACCACTTGGCTCGAGATGCCCTGGCTGCTCGACCAGTTCGAGGAGGAACTCGGGCTGACGGGGCTTGTTCCTCATCGTGCTCCTCATCCGAGCGCGCAAACGCGGACTGGAGGCACGGCGTTCGACGGACGCTTCGACGCAGACGTGTCATTCTCGTCCGCGTCCCAGCAGTGGTGGAAGATCCGATCTGCCGAACTTCTGATCGACCAGGTGAAGCCGTCGCGATTCGCATGGCTAGACGATGATTTGAACCGCGCTGGTCGACCGCCGGGTGATATCTGGCGTCCGGGTGTGAGCCGCTCACGCTTCCTGTTTGCGCCCGACACTCGAACTGGACTCACCGTGGCACAACTTGACGACCTCGAAGAGTGGCTCGGAGATTCAGGGGTCGACACCCGGACGGGCGACGAGACGGAGAGTTCTCCGCCGAATGGACCTACCGAAGATGCTCGAAATCTCATCAGCGTTCTCGGCCCGACGCTCGTTGCCACCCTTAGCGGGGTTGATCGTTCGGTCGCCCGAAGCTGGATGCGCTCAGCCGGGGATGTGCCAAGCGGCGAGGTAGCCGAGCGGCTGCTGGTCGCCCGCGATGCGTGGCAACGTGTTTCCGCCGCTGAAGGGGACGATGTCGCGCGGGCTTGGTTTGTTGGGGGCAACCCCTGGCTGAAAGACGATACGGCGATCATGGCGATCAGAGAAGGAAGGTTCGCTGAGGTGAGTGCGGCCGCTCAAGCTCTGGTCGATGACTCGTGGAGCGGCTAG
- a CDS encoding PIN domain-containing protein, with protein sequence MPDTYLVFDTNALPTRGLLESGFWSALFRVCEMKGIKPAISEVTLDEAVNMRMEAANKILTPLVAAHTALSQMTRVDPLYTPTAESIAAEYETRLHAVFEVLPLDGLHAIEALRREARRIVPARHGKGGRDSAIWLTIAKLANDGHRVHFVTNNHKDFGHGGLFTELLGEVVDAAEPIEYLASPNDFIDQIATKLVLPDLLPADVADAFSLSIRSLIIGTLEAVESTEYTVDRAWNAVITVEGVKKGQGYEIDGQGLVQVRATVKLADPSGVQWATGRMSGWLNFEPTTLAGIPSDADELLDLDFR encoded by the coding sequence ATGCCCGACACGTATCTTGTCTTCGACACTAACGCCCTACCTACGAGAGGCCTTCTTGAGAGCGGATTCTGGAGCGCTCTCTTTCGCGTGTGCGAGATGAAAGGCATCAAGCCCGCGATCTCCGAGGTCACTCTCGACGAAGCCGTCAACATGCGAATGGAGGCAGCCAATAAGATCTTGACCCCCTTGGTCGCCGCCCACACTGCCCTAAGTCAGATGACACGCGTGGATCCCCTATACACCCCGACCGCCGAGTCCATCGCGGCCGAATATGAGACCCGACTGCACGCGGTCTTCGAGGTACTCCCGCTTGATGGGCTCCATGCCATCGAGGCGCTGCGGCGCGAAGCACGCCGGATCGTCCCCGCCAGGCACGGCAAGGGTGGCCGCGATAGCGCAATCTGGCTCACGATCGCCAAGCTCGCAAACGACGGGCACAGGGTGCACTTCGTGACAAACAACCATAAAGACTTTGGCCACGGCGGCCTTTTCACCGAGCTCCTCGGCGAAGTCGTCGATGCAGCCGAACCGATCGAGTATTTGGCATCTCCCAATGACTTCATCGACCAGATCGCGACGAAGCTCGTCCTACCAGATCTGTTGCCGGCTGATGTTGCCGATGCCTTCTCGCTATCAATCCGTTCCCTCATCATCGGCACGCTCGAGGCCGTTGAATCGACCGAGTACACGGTTGATCGCGCATGGAATGCCGTCATCACCGTCGAGGGAGTTAAGAAGGGCCAGGGCTACGAGATCGATGGCCAGGGTCTCGTCCAGGTTCGCGCGACTGTAAAGCTCGCTGACCCGTCAGGCGTGCAATGGGCTACGGGAAGGATGTCGGGGTGGCTGAACTTCGAGCCGACGACATTAGCCGGTATACCTAGCGACGCCGACGAGTTGCTCGATCTCGACTTTCGATAA
- a CDS encoding AAA family ATPase, translating into MKVISFFNHKGGVGKTTLLFNVGIALAKSGRRVLFVDADAQANLTGTALSAEDYAKNVDTNNTIFHSLLPVIRTNGEPLTPEPVKIRDTAWLVPGHIRLSEYEESLATDWPNTLAGRYEGFQRSTAFWRIVNSAAERVDAEVVLIDVGPSVGALNRMVILSSDGFVVPLSPDLFSLTALPSVGNAVATWISEWRGALTQAIARGTAAEIPGGLPLGVPSPLGYISQQFASYRSAPATAFKRWLAQIPGAYATEVAGRLSSVGVKVPMGDQQIGTVRNLSSLVPMAQEANAAIFELSGAEARGAQYVRARDTLADFEGLANEIERRMAEVG; encoded by the coding sequence GTGAAGGTCATATCGTTCTTCAACCACAAGGGTGGCGTCGGAAAGACAACCCTCCTCTTTAACGTCGGCATCGCTCTCGCCAAGTCGGGCCGTAGGGTTCTGTTCGTCGACGCCGATGCGCAGGCGAACCTCACGGGGACCGCCCTGTCCGCCGAGGACTATGCAAAGAACGTGGACACCAATAACACCATCTTCCACTCCCTGCTGCCGGTCATTCGGACTAACGGCGAACCGTTAACACCGGAGCCTGTGAAGATCCGTGATACCGCGTGGCTCGTACCCGGGCACATACGACTGAGCGAGTACGAGGAGAGCCTCGCGACGGACTGGCCCAACACGTTAGCCGGTCGGTACGAGGGCTTCCAGCGATCTACTGCGTTTTGGCGCATCGTCAATAGCGCCGCGGAGAGGGTTGACGCCGAGGTTGTGCTGATCGACGTAGGTCCGAGCGTCGGCGCACTCAACAGGATGGTGATTCTCAGCTCGGACGGATTCGTCGTCCCCCTTTCCCCAGATCTCTTCTCCCTTACCGCTCTCCCAAGCGTCGGGAACGCCGTTGCGACATGGATTTCCGAGTGGCGCGGCGCTCTGACTCAAGCCATCGCGCGGGGAACCGCCGCGGAGATACCCGGGGGTTTGCCGCTGGGCGTTCCGTCGCCGCTCGGCTACATCAGCCAACAGTTTGCGAGCTACCGGAGCGCTCCGGCCACCGCTTTCAAGCGCTGGCTTGCGCAAATTCCTGGTGCATACGCGACGGAGGTCGCAGGACGACTTTCAAGTGTCGGCGTCAAGGTCCCGATGGGCGACCAGCAGATCGGGACCGTCCGCAACCTTTCAAGTCTCGTCCCGATGGCCCAGGAAGCCAACGCCGCGATCTTTGAACTGAGCGGTGCCGAAGCTCGCGGTGCACAGTATGTCCGCGCTCGCGACACGCTTGCAGATTTCGAGGGTCTTGCGAACGAGATCGAGCGACGCATGGCTGAGGTTGGGTGA
- a CDS encoding right-handed parallel beta-helix repeat-containing protein translates to MRKILALAAAAALTAALLGVPTAASAAGTTRYVNPIAGCSNTGPGTTMDAPWCDFVPVAAMDFAAGDELLLARGASWNQQLEISSSGTSAAPITIAAYGSGARPLISRNAEGSDRAVYLENVSHVTVRDIEVANAAVGVQAYYDELDHEGLTIENVYAHHITGIAQGNSQAYDGTCSSSPIPGLYTSAGIAITGPAVNDATGKATVAPFPFTSSDVGLRDLHISGVEVAHSNMGVEIAWCNGIRTHDGTDGANLVQDAVLEDLYLHDLDGGGDTRADCPNGITLINTRNAVVRDSIVQNAGACPSKNGTTGLLLSRNEGLVIVNNLIVQTPDVGTPNDQMGIDLEYANRDVKILYNYIAENHGPGIDILAIRNPATCPGSSNDPFDHSDDTLIDGNLFEDNGEGAVHRVSNCFVPTGTVTNNLYDEPHGLAVSGVGEDFRGFSFLDNHGVGTSIRTSQAARDFTGTAGQHGWKHESRTGTSWTAMTFDAAAQQWNGTFTASGRFARVPATGESVALAWTAPTSGYVNIRGRALSTGAGTPTVRIEKNGVAVVAAQSVPATRVGVATNADSLAVTAGDTIRFITQGLTGTEVSWMPSIGYDAGAPILDQANTFGTFYPYSDLRSTLNRMQTFRPQTAATRVDFWAYRAGSPVGSLELHVYELDSAGQPIATVGHRSVAASGVPTSPGPLSVTTSALDPMKTYGIAASSPATPNGGTTNSYGFEYFDGNPYARGAAWFSTDGGTTWGPDVSSRDIKFATYR, encoded by the coding sequence ATGCGAAAGATACTTGCCCTGGCTGCCGCGGCGGCGCTGACCGCCGCCCTGCTCGGAGTGCCGACCGCGGCATCTGCTGCCGGCACCACGCGATACGTGAATCCGATCGCCGGGTGCAGCAACACCGGACCGGGAACGACCATGGATGCGCCGTGGTGTGACTTCGTGCCAGTCGCCGCGATGGACTTCGCTGCGGGCGATGAGCTCCTGCTGGCCCGCGGAGCGAGTTGGAACCAGCAGCTCGAGATCTCGAGCTCCGGGACGAGCGCCGCACCGATCACGATCGCGGCTTACGGAAGCGGAGCGCGACCACTCATCTCCCGCAACGCCGAGGGCAGCGACCGTGCTGTCTACCTCGAGAACGTGTCGCACGTGACGGTTCGCGACATCGAGGTGGCGAACGCCGCGGTCGGCGTGCAGGCCTACTACGACGAGCTCGACCATGAGGGGCTGACGATCGAGAACGTGTACGCGCACCACATCACCGGCATTGCCCAAGGCAACTCACAGGCGTACGACGGCACGTGCTCGTCGTCGCCCATTCCCGGCCTCTACACCTCCGCCGGAATCGCGATCACCGGGCCGGCGGTCAACGATGCCACCGGGAAAGCCACGGTCGCGCCGTTCCCCTTCACGAGCTCCGACGTCGGCCTCCGTGACCTCCACATCTCCGGCGTGGAGGTCGCGCACTCGAACATGGGGGTCGAGATCGCCTGGTGCAACGGGATCCGCACCCATGACGGGACCGACGGCGCCAACCTCGTGCAGGATGCAGTACTGGAAGACCTCTACCTCCACGACCTCGATGGCGGCGGCGACACTCGCGCCGACTGCCCGAACGGCATCACTCTGATCAATACACGCAATGCCGTGGTGCGCGACTCCATCGTTCAGAACGCCGGCGCCTGCCCGTCGAAGAACGGCACCACGGGCCTCCTGCTCTCCCGCAACGAAGGGCTCGTCATCGTCAACAACCTCATCGTGCAGACGCCCGATGTCGGCACCCCAAACGATCAGATGGGCATCGATCTCGAGTACGCGAACCGCGACGTGAAGATCCTCTACAACTACATCGCGGAGAACCACGGGCCCGGCATCGACATCCTGGCCATCCGCAACCCCGCGACGTGCCCCGGCAGCAGCAACGATCCGTTCGACCACAGCGACGACACCCTGATCGACGGCAACCTCTTCGAGGACAACGGTGAAGGCGCTGTGCACCGCGTGTCGAACTGCTTCGTCCCCACCGGCACGGTGACCAACAACCTCTACGACGAGCCGCACGGCCTCGCGGTCTCCGGCGTCGGCGAGGACTTCCGCGGGTTCAGCTTCCTCGACAACCACGGTGTCGGCACCTCCATCCGCACCTCTCAGGCCGCTCGGGACTTCACGGGAACAGCGGGTCAGCACGGATGGAAGCACGAGTCGCGGACCGGCACTTCGTGGACCGCCATGACCTTCGATGCGGCAGCACAGCAGTGGAACGGGACATTCACCGCGTCCGGCCGATTCGCACGCGTGCCCGCTACCGGCGAATCGGTCGCCCTGGCCTGGACCGCGCCGACCTCGGGATACGTGAACATCCGCGGGCGCGCCCTGAGCACGGGCGCCGGAACACCGACGGTCCGCATCGAGAAGAACGGCGTCGCGGTCGTGGCCGCGCAGAGCGTTCCCGCCACGAGGGTAGGAGTCGCCACGAATGCGGACAGTCTCGCCGTGACCGCCGGCGACACGATCCGCTTCATCACGCAGGGATTGACGGGTACCGAGGTCTCATGGATGCCGTCGATCGGGTACGACGCGGGAGCGCCGATCCTGGATCAGGCCAATACTTTCGGCACCTTCTATCCCTACAGCGATCTGCGAAGCACGCTCAACAGGATGCAGACATTCCGCCCGCAGACGGCCGCGACGCGCGTCGACTTCTGGGCCTATCGCGCCGGCTCGCCGGTCGGGTCCCTCGAGCTTCATGTATACGAGCTCGACTCTGCCGGCCAGCCCATCGCGACAGTGGGACATCGGTCGGTCGCCGCGAGCGGTGTGCCGACGTCTCCCGGCCCCCTCTCGGTGACGACCAGCGCTCTTGACCCGATGAAGACATACGGAATAGCGGCCTCATCCCCGGCGACCCCCAACGGTGGCACGACGAACTCGTACGGGTTCGAGTACTTCGATGGCAACCCCTACGCGCGGGGCGCCGCCTGGTTCAGCACCGACGGCGGAACGACATGGGGCCCGGACGTGAGCAGCCGCGATATCAAGTTCGCCACCTATCGATGA
- a CDS encoding ABC transporter substrate-binding protein, which produces MLAIRTRAAAIATVGVVAVALAGCVGTSDAPSADGDVTLTWWGWNNFQYEQVIEEFEAANPGITVEYKNYAFDDYITALRPALTGSDGPDVFQMQPGALVTNFGPLAVDPSDHMESVHGADWQGRFYPAGLEALQADGEQVALPNYMSAAGLIYYNADILEELRLDVPSDLDQWEADCATIVEAGYACLAHGAKDGWVNEDVFLSLANSVSPGLVYEAIEGEASWTDPDLVAAMTAWGSLFTNGIVAEGATAMAEYPDAFSAFLEGNAAFIALGTWNTSQTMTAAGIAEAQKGVSTPIDNVFLSAPFPAAESGGTPTSPFGGPDNGWAVAANTPSEEAALTFLDFLTTGYGQENQASGGNIPAVRDVAISTEDVVDPRQVEDIERQQSSIDDLVGLRQIPYPDLDAALVDALSQVAAGAATPKAALESIESVSAGLDRE; this is translated from the coding sequence ATGCTCGCGATCCGTACCCGAGCCGCAGCCATCGCCACGGTCGGCGTCGTCGCCGTCGCACTCGCCGGCTGCGTCGGAACATCTGACGCACCATCCGCCGACGGAGACGTCACCCTGACCTGGTGGGGGTGGAACAACTTCCAGTACGAGCAGGTGATCGAGGAGTTCGAAGCCGCCAACCCGGGAATCACCGTCGAGTACAAGAACTACGCCTTCGACGACTACATCACCGCTCTGCGCCCCGCTCTCACGGGCAGCGACGGGCCCGACGTCTTCCAGATGCAGCCCGGCGCGCTTGTCACGAACTTCGGCCCGCTCGCGGTCGATCCCTCGGACCACATGGAGTCCGTGCACGGGGCGGACTGGCAGGGTCGCTTCTATCCCGCCGGTCTGGAAGCGCTGCAGGCCGATGGGGAGCAGGTGGCGCTTCCGAACTACATGAGCGCCGCTGGCCTCATTTACTACAACGCCGACATCCTCGAGGAACTCCGACTCGACGTGCCCAGCGATCTCGACCAGTGGGAAGCGGACTGCGCGACGATCGTCGAGGCCGGATACGCCTGCCTCGCGCACGGTGCGAAGGACGGCTGGGTCAATGAGGACGTGTTCCTCTCCCTGGCCAACAGCGTGTCTCCCGGACTCGTCTACGAGGCCATCGAGGGAGAGGCCTCCTGGACGGATCCCGACCTCGTCGCCGCGATGACCGCGTGGGGATCTCTCTTCACGAACGGCATCGTCGCCGAGGGGGCGACCGCCATGGCCGAATACCCCGACGCGTTCTCAGCCTTCCTGGAGGGGAATGCTGCCTTCATCGCCTTAGGCACCTGGAACACCTCGCAGACCATGACCGCTGCGGGCATCGCCGAGGCGCAGAAGGGCGTCAGCACGCCTATCGACAACGTCTTCCTGTCGGCGCCCTTCCCCGCCGCGGAGTCGGGTGGGACACCGACGAGTCCCTTCGGCGGACCGGACAACGGGTGGGCTGTCGCAGCAAACACGCCATCGGAGGAGGCGGCACTCACCTTCCTCGACTTCCTCACCACCGGGTACGGGCAGGAGAATCAGGCCAGCGGCGGCAACATCCCGGCCGTGCGTGACGTCGCAATCTCGACGGAGGACGTCGTGGATCCGCGGCAGGTCGAGGACATCGAGCGCCAGCAGTCGAGCATCGACGACCTGGTCGGGCTGCGCCAGATCCCTTACCCCGACCTGGATGCCGCCCTCGTCGACGCGCTCTCCCAGGTCGCGGCCGGTGCCGCGACTCCGAAGGCCGCGCTCGAGAGTATCGAGTCGGTGTCAGCAGGCCTTGACCGCGAGTGA
- a CDS encoding sugar ABC transporter permease, with protein MTTATPARPDTRRMPVRVYRSLQKWIWAVPALILVGGVIHAAILANVSYSTLDWNGVSTDAESTGFGNYIALVTDATFLTALRNTLAFAVGTVFIQMVLGFGLALLVRTRVVGRGLLRTLVFVPVVLSPAVVAVSFRLLLTPDGAFNQTLESLGFGWLTQAWLANPSIALLALIAINVWQYTGYSFVIYDAALGQVDPSMIEAARLDGAGTWRLTKSILLPTVSGSHLVLIVLGFVSSLKMFELVFLTTGGGPGNSTQVLTGYIYEQAIARFHAGYASAISIVVVLVAAVFAALQVRLARNA; from the coding sequence ATGACGACGGCAACTCCGGCGAGGCCCGACACCCGGCGCATGCCCGTGCGGGTATACCGGTCACTGCAGAAGTGGATCTGGGCGGTACCAGCACTGATCCTCGTCGGAGGCGTCATCCACGCTGCGATCCTGGCGAACGTGTCCTACTCGACTCTCGACTGGAACGGCGTCTCCACCGATGCCGAAAGTACCGGCTTCGGCAACTACATCGCCCTGGTCACCGATGCGACGTTCCTCACCGCACTGCGCAACACACTGGCGTTCGCCGTCGGCACGGTCTTCATCCAGATGGTGTTGGGCTTCGGGCTCGCGCTCCTTGTGCGCACCCGAGTGGTCGGTCGCGGTCTCCTGCGCACTCTCGTCTTCGTGCCGGTGGTGCTGTCACCCGCCGTCGTCGCCGTCTCCTTCCGACTGCTTCTCACCCCCGATGGTGCTTTCAATCAGACGTTGGAATCGCTCGGGTTCGGGTGGCTGACACAGGCGTGGCTCGCGAATCCGTCGATCGCCCTCCTCGCCCTTATCGCCATCAACGTGTGGCAGTACACCGGATACAGCTTCGTGATCTACGACGCGGCGCTCGGCCAGGTCGATCCCTCGATGATCGAGGCGGCGCGGCTCGACGGCGCCGGCACCTGGCGGCTCACGAAGAGCATCCTGCTTCCGACCGTGTCCGGATCCCATCTTGTGCTCATCGTGCTCGGATTCGTCAGCTCCCTGAAGATGTTCGAGCTGGTCTTCCTCACGACCGGCGGTGGGCCGGGCAACTCGACCCAGGTGCTCACCGGATACATCTACGAGCAGGCGATCGCGAGGTTCCATGCTGGATACGCCTCGGCCATCTCGATCGTGGTCGTCCTCGTCGCCGCCGTCTTCGCGGCGCTCCAAGTCCGACTGGCAAGGAACGCCTGA
- a CDS encoding carbohydrate ABC transporter permease, protein MFSHQSLPARVISQVLLLIAVGVLVLPLGMILFVSMQGEGPVNYLRVLEGTPFVRFFVNSVIVSVSTVVLVTLTATMAAFATSVLRPRGAGIAQLLLIAGLALPAIALVVPLFYAVQSLGLLNTYWAVIIPLAAISLPFGVLVASNYIRSLPVEVYEAAKVDGATDWQYFWRVLLPMCRPILAVVVIFTFLSAWNEYLLPLIFIQNTDMQVLTQVPTYFQSQRLVDTPKIFAANVLISLPVVVLYIALQRTFQRGLSAGAIK, encoded by the coding sequence ATGTTCTCTCATCAATCGCTTCCCGCGCGGGTCATCAGCCAGGTCCTCCTCCTCATCGCGGTCGGGGTGCTGGTGCTGCCTCTGGGAATGATCCTGTTCGTGAGTATGCAGGGGGAGGGGCCGGTCAACTATCTTCGCGTTCTCGAGGGCACCCCGTTCGTCCGGTTCTTCGTCAACAGTGTGATCGTCTCCGTCTCCACCGTCGTTCTGGTGACCCTCACCGCGACGATGGCCGCGTTCGCCACGTCGGTGCTCCGTCCCCGGGGAGCGGGGATCGCGCAGCTGCTGCTCATCGCCGGACTCGCGCTTCCGGCCATCGCGCTCGTCGTACCCCTCTTCTACGCCGTGCAGTCACTCGGACTCCTCAACACCTACTGGGCGGTGATCATCCCTCTCGCCGCGATCTCCCTGCCGTTCGGCGTGCTCGTTGCATCGAACTACATCCGGTCGCTGCCCGTCGAGGTCTACGAGGCGGCCAAAGTCGACGGCGCCACTGACTGGCAGTACTTCTGGCGGGTGCTGCTGCCGATGTGCCGGCCCATCCTCGCCGTGGTGGTGATCTTCACCTTCCTGAGCGCCTGGAACGAGTACCTCTTGCCGCTGATCTTCATTCAGAACACCGACATGCAGGTCCTCACCCAGGTGCCGACGTACTTCCAGAGCCAGCGCCTGGTCGACACTCCCAAGATCTTCGCGGCGAACGTGCTCATCAGCCTCCCCGTCGTCGTCCTCTACATCGCACTGCAGCGCACCTTCCAACGCGGTCTCTCCGCCGGTGCCATCAAATGA
- a CDS encoding glycoside hydrolase family 99-like domain-containing protein: MRPTVLAYFFPDWQTDARNDAWFGEGWTEWELLRRATPRFDGHRQPRVPLAGEEDDADPAVMARQIELAHRHGIDGFLVDFYWYDDGPYLNRALDEGMLAAEMPEDFRIALMWANHELVDIFPSRHPHRKPPMLKSGAIDRPAFERMARHVIDTYFTHPNHLLIDGKPFFSVYEVGTLLEGLGGVEGARDALDWFRRETIAAGFPGLHLDMVVWGFGVLPTAVTVADPATLMRALGADSATSYVWIHHTAIEHHPWPLGDWCDVQRDAFDAYEGYVEALPVPFHPNVSVGWDPSPRTVQSTEWEDGTYPWMTVFDASPDDFRQGLLAARQFRADHPVASPLLTINAWNEWTEGAALLPDTHFGTRFLETITEVFPR; this comes from the coding sequence ATGCGGCCCACAGTCCTGGCCTACTTCTTCCCCGACTGGCAGACCGACGCGCGCAACGACGCGTGGTTCGGTGAGGGTTGGACCGAGTGGGAGCTGCTCCGCCGCGCCACCCCGCGGTTCGACGGTCATCGCCAGCCTCGGGTCCCCCTTGCGGGCGAGGAGGACGACGCCGATCCGGCCGTGATGGCGCGTCAGATCGAGCTTGCGCACCGGCACGGGATCGACGGATTCCTCGTGGACTTCTACTGGTACGACGACGGGCCCTACCTGAACCGCGCCCTCGACGAGGGGATGCTGGCGGCAGAGATGCCCGAGGACTTCCGCATCGCGCTGATGTGGGCGAACCACGAGCTCGTCGACATCTTCCCCTCGCGGCACCCGCATCGGAAGCCGCCGATGTTGAAGTCCGGGGCGATCGACAGGCCGGCCTTCGAGCGGATGGCGCGGCACGTGATCGACACGTACTTCACGCATCCGAATCACCTGCTCATCGACGGCAAGCCGTTCTTCTCCGTCTACGAGGTGGGAACCCTTCTCGAGGGCCTCGGCGGCGTCGAAGGCGCCCGCGATGCGCTCGACTGGTTCCGCAGGGAGACGATCGCCGCCGGCTTCCCCGGACTGCACCTCGACATGGTGGTCTGGGGCTTCGGCGTCCTGCCCACCGCGGTGACGGTGGCGGATCCGGCCACCCTCATGCGCGCGCTGGGCGCCGACAGTGCGACCTCGTACGTGTGGATCCATCACACCGCCATCGAACACCACCCGTGGCCGCTCGGAGACTGGTGCGACGTGCAGCGCGATGCGTTCGACGCATACGAAGGATACGTCGAGGCGCTGCCCGTGCCCTTCCACCCCAACGTCAGCGTCGGGTGGGACCCGTCGCCGCGCACGGTGCAGTCGACCGAATGGGAGGACGGCACCTATCCGTGGATGACGGTGTTCGACGCCTCACCGGATGACTTCCGACAGGGGCTGCTCGCCGCGCGCCAGTTCCGCGCCGACCACCCCGTCGCCAGCCCGCTGCTCACGATCAACGCCTGGAACGAGTGGACGGAGGGGGCGGCGCTCCTTCCCGACACTCACTTCGGAACTCGTTTCCTGGAGACGATCACGGAGGTCTTTCCTCGATGA